The following are from one region of the Actinopolyspora halophila DSM 43834 genome:
- a CDS encoding SRPBCC family protein, which yields MVDQSTQSIVIEAPATEIMAVIADFGAYPEWAEAVKEVEVLSRDEEGKAERVRFVLDAGVVKDTYTLVYEWGRDELSVSWNLLEGQVQKAQRGSYTLRPLQDRRTEVTYSLAVDLSIPVIGLFKRKAEKMIMDTALKELKRRVESTR from the coding sequence ATGGTCGACCAGTCCACCCAGTCCATCGTGATCGAGGCGCCGGCCACGGAGATCATGGCCGTGATCGCGGACTTCGGCGCGTATCCCGAGTGGGCGGAGGCGGTCAAGGAGGTCGAGGTGCTGTCCCGTGACGAGGAGGGCAAGGCCGAGCGGGTGAGGTTCGTGCTGGACGCGGGTGTGGTCAAGGACACCTACACGCTCGTCTACGAGTGGGGGCGGGACGAGCTGTCGGTCAGCTGGAACCTCCTGGAGGGGCAGGTGCAGAAGGCCCAGCGGGGCAGTTACACCTTGCGGCCGTTGCAGGACCGGCGCACCGAGGTGACCTACAGCCTGGCCGTGGACCTGTCCATACCCGTGATCGGGCTGTTCAAGCGCAAAGCCGAAAAAATGATCATGGACACCGCGTTGAAGGAACTCAAGCGGCGCGTGGAATCCACCCGGTGA
- a CDS encoding metallophosphoesterase — protein MRVHVVSDVHGNVEDLKRAGDGADALVVLGDLVDFVDYHDHEKGILGAVFGPEKVGHFAELRRNRRGAEMAGYLRSLWDGLPDPVTVVRQAVREQYSELFAAMPAPTYATAGNVDAPGLWPEFTGDGVRALDGQSVEIGGLRFGFVGGALLPPGGVLRDDLPWVPNLRTEAEFDELVEGLDEVDVLCTHVPPQVPELVYDVVARRAERGSAGVLRRVERDNPRWSLFGHVHQPLAGRTRIGRTECVNVGHFKHRGEPYVLRW, from the coding sequence TTGCGGGTGCATGTGGTCTCGGACGTGCACGGAAACGTGGAAGATCTCAAACGGGCGGGCGACGGTGCCGACGCGTTGGTAGTACTGGGCGATCTCGTCGACTTCGTCGATTACCACGATCACGAGAAGGGGATTCTCGGTGCCGTGTTCGGACCCGAGAAGGTCGGTCACTTCGCCGAACTGCGTCGTAATCGCCGCGGTGCGGAGATGGCCGGGTACCTGCGCTCGTTGTGGGACGGTCTCCCGGATCCGGTGACGGTGGTTCGCCAGGCGGTTCGCGAGCAGTACTCGGAACTGTTCGCCGCCATGCCGGCGCCCACCTACGCGACAGCGGGGAACGTGGACGCCCCGGGACTGTGGCCCGAGTTCACGGGCGACGGCGTCCGGGCGCTGGACGGTCAGAGCGTGGAGATCGGCGGATTGCGCTTCGGGTTCGTCGGTGGGGCGCTGCTGCCCCCCGGAGGGGTGCTGCGGGACGACCTCCCCTGGGTTCCCAATCTGCGAACCGAGGCGGAGTTCGACGAGCTGGTGGAGGGGTTGGACGAGGTGGACGTGCTGTGCACCCACGTGCCCCCGCAGGTCCCCGAACTGGTTTACGACGTGGTGGCCCGTAGAGCGGAGCGGGGCTCGGCGGGTGTGCTGCGGCGAGTGGAACGGGACAACCCGCGTTGGTCGCTGTTCGGGCACGTGCACCAACCCCTGGCCGGGAGAACGCGGATCGGGCGTACCGAATGCGTCAACGTCGGCCACTTCAAACATCGCGGAGAGCCGTACGTGTTGCGCTGGTGA
- a CDS encoding AMP-dependent synthetase/ligase, producing MREFSAPATVTVAAEENLTDMVWANAERFGDTVGFRRRVDGTWVDVTTAEFAAQVLAVSKGLIAAGLQQGDRVGLMSRTRYEWTLFDFAIWSAGCITVPIYETSSADQAEWILGDSEASAVVIETPQHRAELDTVLDDLPAVRHVWQIDGPVSGDGSTAVAELTSLGSELADEQVHDRRRSIGADDTATLIYTSGTTGRPKGCVLTHRNLLAEVRGDLNAFPQLMQPGNSMLMFLPMAHVLARVITISCVYARLTLGHTGDVKNLVEDLGSFRPTFVLAVPRVFEKVYNTAKQKAHGEGKGRIFDAAEETAVAYSRALSGTGKPSAVLRAKHFVFDKLVYGKLRAALGGRCIAAVSGGAPLGERLTHFFFGMGVPILEGYGLTETTAAAAVNVQDNYKIGTVGRPIAGTSIRIAEDGEVLVKGEVVFHRYWNNRTATEESLEDGWFHTGDLGSLDEDGFLRITGRKKEIIVTAGGKNVPPAVLEDHMRAHPLISQCMVVGDQKPFIGVLVTLDPEFLPSWLEARGRPKDTSPSELADDPEMCAEVQKAVDEANQAVSKAEQIKQFRILPQDFAEDRGEMTPSLKVKRNKVAENYASEIEAIYS from the coding sequence GTGCGAGAGTTCAGCGCCCCCGCCACTGTCACGGTGGCCGCCGAGGAGAACCTCACCGACATGGTGTGGGCCAACGCCGAGCGGTTCGGCGACACGGTCGGCTTCCGCCGCAGGGTGGACGGCACCTGGGTGGACGTGACAACGGCCGAATTCGCCGCGCAGGTACTCGCGGTGTCCAAGGGGCTCATCGCCGCGGGTCTGCAGCAGGGTGACCGGGTGGGGCTGATGTCCCGCACCCGCTACGAGTGGACCCTGTTCGACTTCGCGATCTGGTCAGCGGGATGCATCACCGTCCCGATCTACGAGACGTCCTCGGCCGACCAGGCGGAATGGATTCTGGGCGATTCCGAGGCCTCGGCGGTCGTGATCGAAACACCGCAGCACCGTGCCGAGCTCGACACGGTCCTCGACGACCTGCCCGCCGTGCGGCACGTCTGGCAGATCGACGGTCCCGTCTCCGGGGACGGCTCCACCGCGGTGGCCGAACTCACGTCGCTGGGCTCGGAACTGGCCGACGAGCAGGTGCACGACCGGAGGCGCTCGATCGGTGCCGACGACACGGCGACTCTGATCTACACCTCAGGCACCACGGGACGTCCCAAGGGGTGTGTACTCACCCACCGCAACCTGCTGGCCGAGGTGCGCGGCGATCTGAACGCGTTCCCCCAGCTGATGCAGCCGGGCAACTCGATGCTGATGTTCCTGCCCATGGCGCACGTGCTCGCCAGGGTGATCACCATCTCCTGCGTCTACGCCAGGTTGACCCTCGGGCACACCGGCGACGTCAAGAACCTCGTCGAGGACCTCGGATCGTTCCGGCCGACCTTCGTGCTGGCCGTGCCACGGGTTTTCGAGAAGGTGTACAACACCGCCAAGCAGAAGGCCCACGGCGAGGGCAAGGGCAGGATCTTCGACGCGGCCGAGGAGACCGCGGTGGCCTACAGCCGCGCGCTGTCCGGCACCGGGAAGCCGAGCGCCGTACTGCGTGCCAAGCACTTCGTGTTCGACAAGCTGGTGTACGGCAAGCTGCGCGCCGCGCTGGGAGGACGTTGCATCGCGGCGGTGTCCGGAGGTGCGCCGCTCGGTGAGCGCCTGACCCATTTCTTCTTCGGAATGGGAGTGCCGATCCTCGAAGGCTACGGACTGACCGAGACCACCGCGGCCGCGGCGGTGAACGTGCAGGACAACTACAAGATCGGCACCGTCGGCCGTCCGATCGCGGGAACCTCCATAAGGATCGCCGAGGACGGCGAGGTACTGGTCAAGGGCGAGGTGGTCTTCCACCGGTACTGGAACAACCGGACGGCCACCGAGGAGTCCCTCGAGGACGGTTGGTTCCACACGGGCGATCTCGGATCGCTCGACGAGGACGGCTTCCTGCGGATCACCGGCAGGAAGAAGGAGATCATCGTGACCGCGGGCGGCAAGAACGTGCCCCCCGCCGTGCTGGAGGATCACATGCGGGCGCACCCGCTGATCAGCCAGTGCATGGTGGTCGGGGACCAGAAACCCTTCATCGGGGTGCTGGTGACCCTGGATCCCGAGTTCCTGCCCTCCTGGCTCGAGGCCAGGGGGCGCCCCAAGGACACCTCGCCGAGCGAGCTGGCGGACGACCCCGAGATGTGCGCCGAGGTGCAGAAAGCGGTCGACGAGGCCAACCAGGCGGTGTCCAAGGCGGAGCAGATCAAGCAGTTCCGCATCCTGCCGCAGGACTTCGCCGAGGACCGGGGGGAGATGACCCCGAGTCTGAAGGTCAAGCGGAACAAGGTCGCGGAGAACTACGCCTCCGAGATCGAGGCGATCTACTCCTGA
- a CDS encoding C40 family peptidase, which translates to MREVASHGLKRSMRGALTATAVATAVTVSSAPALADPDLPDDKSEAVEQLQKLSRQAEQLTEKYKRAKDDHEARMSELDEAKAAEAEAKKAADRARAEEEKFRGQVDELTSSVYKGSRMNQLSALMASESPDSFLDRASIMDELARDNQQAVSAVSSATEKAEAAERKAREARERAAKAEQEAARLQEEISEKKSKMEERVSEVEEHVQELSQQEQESLSGGGQTDYDYAGGSGSASGAVQAALGKQGSPYVYGADGPNQFDCSGLMYWAYAQAGTDLPRSSSAQAQVGKPVSASQLKPGDLIFYYSPVSHVSMYVGDGKAVHAPTSGQVVKVVPYDQIASVNRMRRVVG; encoded by the coding sequence ATGCGCGAAGTGGCCTCGCACGGACTCAAACGCTCAATGCGGGGAGCACTGACGGCTACGGCGGTGGCCACCGCCGTCACCGTGAGCTCCGCGCCGGCTCTCGCGGACCCCGATCTGCCCGACGACAAGTCCGAAGCCGTCGAGCAGCTTCAGAAGCTCTCCCGTCAGGCCGAACAGCTCACCGAGAAGTACAAACGGGCCAAGGACGACCACGAGGCCCGTATGTCCGAGCTGGACGAGGCCAAGGCGGCCGAGGCCGAGGCGAAGAAGGCCGCCGACCGGGCCAGGGCCGAGGAGGAGAAGTTCAGGGGGCAGGTGGACGAGCTGACCAGTTCCGTCTACAAGGGATCCCGGATGAACCAGCTCTCGGCGCTGATGGCCAGCGAGTCGCCGGACTCCTTCCTGGACCGTGCCTCGATAATGGACGAGCTGGCCAGGGACAACCAGCAGGCCGTCTCCGCCGTGAGCAGTGCTACCGAGAAGGCCGAAGCCGCCGAGCGGAAGGCACGGGAAGCGCGCGAGCGCGCGGCCAAGGCCGAGCAGGAGGCGGCCCGCCTTCAGGAGGAGATCTCCGAGAAGAAGTCCAAGATGGAGGAGCGGGTCTCCGAGGTCGAGGAACACGTCCAGGAGCTGAGCCAGCAGGAGCAGGAATCGCTGTCGGGAGGCGGGCAGACCGACTACGACTACGCGGGCGGTTCCGGGTCGGCCTCGGGCGCGGTCCAGGCCGCGCTGGGCAAGCAGGGCTCGCCCTACGTGTACGGTGCCGACGGACCCAATCAGTTCGACTGCTCCGGACTGATGTACTGGGCCTATGCGCAGGCCGGGACGGATCTGCCCCGCTCGAGCAGTGCGCAGGCACAGGTGGGCAAGCCGGTCTCCGCGTCCCAGCTCAAGCCCGGTGACCTCATCTTCTACTACAGCCCGGTCAGCCACGTCTCCATGTACGTCGGCGACGGCAAGGCCGTACACGCCCCGACGAGCGGCCAGGTCGTCAAGGTGGTGCCCTACGACCAGATCGCATCCGTCAACCGGATGCGGCGCGTGGTCGGTTGA
- a CDS encoding NYN domain-containing protein gives MIPPTTGDNAEDPRADTDSVPASESAESTGGGAVDWDALPGPLCTRIAELAAAALGEMRAGDVPVPLRPVMRFAVAKRAKLGQSNLLAAMRDSAVFRATVLEWCRKNRPGVLEPWQSDPLAAATAAVLLGTVTAPHYVELIGYRTEHGKLRERCDSAVSRAEKLSKENEQLRGELAEAREVAQRAEQYSGADADRLRRRLRQQGVQLKEYKDEVTRLGAELERITETKDRELSEIAGERDRERGRALDERAKAQRADREAEVARQSAREARRGDEIRLALLLETLEGSVAGLRREIGANQRGDEISGPRPAETVSGVRAHSGTTDDVPDVSALDRLLALPAVHLIIDGYNVTKTGYPDLPLAEQRDRLAHQAAVLAARSGVEVTVVFDGANVVAVPNAGPRGVRVLFSEQGVQADDVIRGLVESEPRGRQLVVATSDREVVDSVRKRGAYAVASAVLLERINPG, from the coding sequence GTGATACCGCCAACAACGGGCGACAACGCCGAGGACCCGCGAGCCGACACGGACTCCGTCCCCGCTTCCGAATCCGCCGAGAGCACGGGGGGCGGTGCCGTCGACTGGGACGCGCTGCCCGGGCCGTTGTGCACGCGGATAGCCGAGCTGGCAGCGGCCGCTCTCGGTGAGATGCGGGCGGGGGACGTCCCGGTGCCGCTGCGTCCGGTGATGCGTTTCGCGGTTGCCAAAAGAGCGAAGCTGGGGCAGTCGAACCTGTTGGCGGCCATGCGGGACTCCGCCGTGTTCCGCGCCACGGTGCTGGAGTGGTGCAGGAAGAACAGGCCGGGGGTGTTGGAGCCGTGGCAGTCGGATCCGCTCGCGGCGGCCACGGCCGCGGTGTTGCTGGGGACCGTGACGGCTCCGCACTACGTGGAGCTCATCGGCTACCGGACCGAGCACGGCAAACTCCGCGAGCGGTGCGACTCGGCCGTTTCGCGGGCCGAGAAGCTCTCCAAGGAGAACGAGCAGCTGCGCGGCGAGCTCGCCGAGGCCAGGGAAGTGGCTCAGCGTGCCGAGCAGTACAGCGGAGCCGATGCGGACCGGTTGCGCAGACGACTGCGGCAGCAGGGTGTCCAGCTCAAGGAGTACAAGGACGAGGTGACGCGCCTCGGGGCCGAGCTGGAACGGATCACCGAGACCAAGGACAGGGAGCTGTCCGAGATCGCCGGTGAACGCGACCGGGAGCGGGGGCGTGCGCTGGACGAACGGGCCAAGGCGCAACGCGCCGACCGCGAGGCCGAGGTGGCCAGGCAGTCGGCCCGGGAAGCCAGACGCGGTGACGAAATCAGGCTGGCGCTGTTGCTGGAAACCCTGGAGGGATCGGTCGCCGGGCTCCGGAGGGAGATCGGTGCCAACCAGCGTGGTGACGAGATCTCCGGCCCGCGGCCGGCCGAGACGGTGTCGGGGGTCCGTGCGCACTCGGGGACGACGGACGACGTGCCGGACGTGAGCGCGCTGGACCGGCTGTTGGCGTTGCCCGCCGTGCATCTGATCATCGACGGTTACAACGTCACCAAGACCGGCTATCCGGACCTTCCGTTGGCCGAGCAGCGGGACAGGCTGGCCCACCAGGCCGCGGTGTTGGCCGCGCGTTCGGGCGTGGAGGTGACCGTCGTCTTCGACGGGGCGAACGTGGTGGCGGTGCCGAACGCGGGGCCGCGCGGCGTGCGGGTGCTGTTCAGCGAACAGGGGGTCCAGGCCGACGACGTGATCAGGGGACTGGTCGAGTCCGAGCCGAGGGGGCGCCAGTTGGTGGTGGCCACCTCGGACAGGGAAGTGGTGGACTCGGTGCGCAAGCGGGGGGCCTACGCCGTTGCTTCGGCGGTGCTGCTGGAGCGGATCAACCCGGGGTGA
- a CDS encoding DEDD exonuclease domain-containing protein → MSRLPERAQMSFAELGHPLREVTFVVVDLETTGKHHERDGITEIAAVKVRGGEVVEEFSTLVDPGCSVPAGVAAITGISDDTLAGAPALDTALPAFLEFAADCVLVAHNASFDTGFLRAGCARLDLAWPNPSVVCTLRLSRRVLSGGRTPNHGLATLAETLGTAHAPAHRALQDARTANDVLHALLGLLGPSGVYTLEDLLEYLPGVTAQRRRKRNLASDLPEQPGVYLFRGPNEEVLYVGTATNLRRRVGQYFTAGERRNKIGEMVALAERVEHVTCAHPLEAGVRELRLLDAHRPWYNRRSKNQWKAWWISLTEAPFPRLKIARTPDRNSLGPFRTRNTALEAVEALHDVTGLRECTEHIPAAGSAARPCTVHELGRCGAPCAGYETPAEYESHVLPVREVLTGGGDSVLHRLRAEIDRLATVQRFEDAAAHRDRLAGLIRTLDRGQRLSALARIPELVAARPDGSGGWLLAVVRHGRLASAGTAPRGTPPMPVVDSLRASAETVIPGAGPLFGAPPEEAHLVHKWLTSGDARMIRCEVPWTEPAGSVGKWRDWVDSASLARTPYPGID, encoded by the coding sequence ATGAGCCGGTTACCGGAGCGCGCCCAGATGTCCTTCGCCGAACTGGGACATCCCCTGCGCGAAGTCACCTTCGTGGTGGTGGATCTGGAGACCACGGGAAAGCACCACGAGCGGGACGGGATAACCGAGATAGCCGCGGTCAAGGTGCGCGGAGGCGAGGTCGTCGAGGAGTTCTCCACCCTGGTCGATCCCGGGTGCTCCGTGCCCGCGGGGGTAGCGGCGATCACCGGGATCAGCGACGACACGCTCGCAGGCGCCCCAGCGCTCGACACCGCGCTGCCCGCCTTCCTCGAGTTCGCGGCCGACTGCGTGCTCGTGGCCCACAACGCCTCGTTCGACACGGGGTTCCTCCGCGCCGGATGCGCACGGCTGGACCTGGCCTGGCCGAACCCCTCCGTGGTGTGCACGCTCCGGCTCTCACGACGCGTCCTGTCCGGAGGACGGACACCGAACCACGGGCTGGCCACGCTCGCCGAAACGCTGGGAACCGCTCACGCACCCGCGCACCGGGCGCTTCAGGACGCCAGAACCGCCAACGACGTGCTGCACGCGCTGTTGGGACTGCTCGGCCCCTCGGGGGTGTACACCCTGGAGGACCTGCTGGAGTATCTACCCGGTGTGACCGCACAGCGACGCCGCAAGCGGAACCTGGCCTCCGACCTGCCCGAGCAGCCCGGCGTGTACCTGTTCCGCGGCCCGAACGAGGAAGTGCTCTACGTCGGCACGGCGACGAACCTGCGGCGCAGGGTCGGGCAGTACTTCACGGCGGGCGAGCGCAGGAACAAGATCGGGGAGATGGTCGCGCTCGCCGAGCGCGTCGAGCACGTCACCTGCGCGCACCCCCTGGAAGCCGGAGTGCGCGAACTGCGGCTGCTCGACGCCCACCGTCCCTGGTACAACCGCAGGTCCAAGAACCAGTGGAAGGCCTGGTGGATCTCACTCACCGAGGCGCCCTTCCCGCGGTTGAAGATCGCCCGGACACCCGACCGGAACTCACTCGGGCCCTTCCGCACCAGGAACACCGCACTGGAAGCGGTCGAAGCGCTGCACGACGTCACCGGACTGCGCGAGTGCACCGAGCACATACCGGCCGCGGGCTCCGCGGCGCGCCCCTGCACGGTCCACGAACTGGGACGTTGCGGCGCGCCGTGCGCGGGCTACGAGACTCCCGCGGAATACGAATCCCACGTGCTCCCGGTGCGCGAAGTACTCACCGGTGGGGGTGACTCCGTGCTGCACCGGCTGCGAGCGGAGATCGACAGGCTCGCGACAGTCCAACGCTTCGAGGACGCGGCCGCGCACCGGGACCGCCTCGCCGGACTCATTCGTACGCTGGACCGCGGGCAACGACTGTCCGCACTGGCCCGGATACCGGAACTGGTCGCGGCGCGACCGGACGGATCGGGCGGCTGGCTGCTCGCCGTGGTGCGTCACGGGCGACTGGCTTCCGCCGGAACGGCACCGCGTGGGACACCTCCGATGCCGGTGGTCGATTCCCTGCGGGCCTCGGCCGAGACCGTCATTCCCGGTGCGGGGCCGCTGTTCGGGGCTCCCCCGGAAGAGGCCCACCTCGTCCACAAGTGGCTGACCTCGGGCGACGCCAGAATGATCCGGTGTGAGGTCCCCTGGACCGAGCCCGCGGGCTCGGTCGGGAAGTGGCGCGACTGGGTCGATTCGGCCTCGCTCGCGCGCACCCCCTACCCGGGAATCGACTGA
- a CDS encoding PPOX class F420-dependent oxidoreductase, with translation MTTITEQVRSFLEQGGRTGKLGYLGSDGRPLVAPVWFAVDGERIVLTTGTASAKAAAMVRDPRLTLCVDEQSAHTFVQIQANAETTDDPDEVLRVATTVAAYYVGAEKAEKVGEKIAGPGQLAVYLTPTRIVSSEDLE, from the coding sequence ATGACGACGATCACGGAGCAGGTGCGGTCCTTTCTGGAGCAGGGTGGTCGCACGGGCAAACTCGGCTACCTCGGCTCGGACGGACGTCCGTTGGTGGCCCCCGTCTGGTTCGCCGTGGACGGGGAACGCATCGTGCTCACCACCGGCACCGCCAGTGCCAAGGCCGCGGCCATGGTCAGGGACCCACGTTTGACGTTGTGCGTCGACGAGCAGAGCGCGCACACCTTCGTGCAGATCCAGGCAAACGCGGAGACCACGGACGATCCGGACGAGGTCCTGCGCGTGGCCACCACCGTGGCTGCGTACTACGTGGGTGCGGAGAAGGCCGAAAAGGTCGGCGAGAAGATCGCGGGCCCGGGCCAGCTCGCCGTGTACCTCACCCCCACCAGGATCGTTTCCAGCGAGGACCTCGAGTAA
- a CDS encoding cytochrome b, which produces MSSITTPTKSESAVYRAASKQADEVDKRLQIAPGLRKQFNKVFPTHWSFLLGEVALYTFILLLLTGTYLAFFFDPSMAEVQYQGAYTNLRGIEMSRAFASTLDISFEVRGGMFARQVHHWAALLFMASIVAHMLRIFFTGAFRRPRETNWMIGILLFILGMFEGFTGYSLPDDLLSGTGVRIASGITMSVPVVGTWIHWILFGGEFPGTELIPRFYMMHIFLLPGVILGLIAVHLALVWYQKHTQFPGVRRKESNVVGVRILPIFATKGGGFFAIVTGVTAIMGGIFQINPIWHLGPYNASQVSAASQPDWYMIWTDGSSRLWPAWEVYLWGEYTIPAVFFPTALFMGLIFTVALAYPLIERKLTGDDAHHNLLQRPRDVPVRTSLGAMALTFFSVLMISGANDIVAFQFDISLNAMTWMGRIGLLIAPPIAYYITYRICIGLQKSDREVLEHGLETGIIKRLPHGEFVEVHQPLGPVDEHGHPEELEYQGAPVPKKMNKLGAAGKPLEGGWLKPDPSGETAALDAAREEEHVAAGEHEEIPESEDSERGELVGGKARQPEE; this is translated from the coding sequence ATGAGTTCGATCACTACCCCGACAAAGTCGGAAAGTGCGGTGTACCGCGCGGCGAGCAAGCAGGCCGACGAGGTGGACAAGCGGCTCCAGATCGCGCCCGGTCTGCGCAAGCAGTTCAACAAGGTGTTCCCGACGCACTGGTCGTTCCTGTTGGGCGAGGTCGCGCTCTACACCTTCATCCTGCTGCTGCTGACCGGCACTTACCTGGCGTTCTTCTTCGACCCCTCGATGGCCGAGGTGCAGTACCAGGGTGCCTACACCAACCTGCGCGGCATCGAGATGTCCCGTGCCTTCGCCAGCACGTTGGACATCTCCTTCGAGGTGCGGGGCGGGATGTTCGCCAGGCAGGTGCACCACTGGGCCGCGCTGCTGTTCATGGCGTCGATCGTCGCCCACATGCTGCGCATCTTCTTCACGGGCGCCTTCCGGCGTCCGAGGGAGACCAACTGGATGATCGGAATCCTGCTGTTCATCCTCGGGATGTTCGAAGGGTTCACCGGCTACTCGCTGCCGGACGACCTGCTCTCCGGTACCGGGGTGCGCATCGCCTCCGGGATCACGATGTCGGTTCCCGTGGTCGGCACCTGGATCCACTGGATCCTCTTCGGCGGGGAGTTCCCCGGAACCGAGTTGATCCCGCGTTTCTACATGATGCACATCTTCCTGCTCCCGGGGGTCATCCTCGGACTGATCGCGGTGCACCTGGCTCTGGTCTGGTACCAGAAGCACACCCAGTTCCCCGGTGTGCGGCGCAAGGAAAGCAATGTGGTCGGTGTGCGGATCCTTCCCATCTTCGCCACGAAGGGCGGCGGCTTCTTCGCCATCGTCACCGGCGTCACGGCCATCATGGGCGGGATCTTCCAGATCAACCCGATCTGGCACCTCGGTCCGTACAACGCCTCGCAGGTCTCGGCCGCGTCCCAGCCGGACTGGTACATGATCTGGACGGACGGTTCCAGCAGGCTCTGGCCCGCCTGGGAGGTCTACCTGTGGGGTGAGTACACGATCCCCGCGGTGTTCTTCCCGACGGCGTTGTTCATGGGCCTGATCTTCACCGTGGCGTTGGCCTATCCACTGATCGAGCGCAAGCTCACCGGCGACGACGCGCACCACAACCTGCTGCAGCGTCCGCGGGACGTTCCGGTGCGGACGAGTCTCGGCGCCATGGCGCTGACGTTCTTCTCGGTGCTGATGATCTCGGGTGCCAACGACATCGTCGCCTTCCAGTTCGACATCTCGCTGAACGCGATGACCTGGATGGGGCGGATCGGTCTGCTGATCGCTCCACCGATCGCCTACTACATCACCTACCGGATCTGCATCGGTCTGCAGAAGTCCGATCGCGAGGTGCTGGAGCACGGTCTGGAGACGGGCATCATCAAGCGCCTGCCGCACGGGGAGTTCGTCGAGGTGCATCAGCCGCTCGGCCCCGTGGACGAGCACGGCCACCCCGAGGAGCTCGAATACCAGGGGGCTCCGGTGCCGAAGAAGATGAACAAGCTGGGTGCCGCGGGCAAGCCGCTCGAAGGCGGTTGGCTCAAGCCCGATCCGAGCGGGGAGACGGCCGCGCTGGACGCCGCCCGCGAGGAGGAGCACGTGGCCGCGGGCGAGCACGAGGAAATCCCGGAGTCGGAGGATTCCGAACGGGGCGAGCTCGTCGGTGGCAAGGCGCGTCAGCCGGAGGAGTGA
- a CDS encoding Rieske 2Fe-2S domain-containing protein: MSEQNSSERHGSDSDNEHLTGKDEQQPTEAELAEMSRDEKVRLGLAQDDVELVEYPDPWPVKGTRAERRAERAVSAWFSLAGLSALAFIGVFVFWPWRYVNPLADDQGHFLYSLYNPLIGFFLGLSILSVGIGAILYSKKFMPHEVAVQQRHDGHGSSELDRQTAAAELADAGSRSTIARRSMIKRTAGFGAGAFGLGTGVLVLGGMVKNPWAETGPDSLNHTGWMQTGGEKVYLRRNTGNSHEVSLVRAQDLSPGGFETVFPFRESERGNEEALLHALRRSDNPVMLIRLRPGDSPVERKGQEDFNYGDYYAYSKICTHLGCPTSLYETQTGRLLCPCHQSQFDVANSYAKPVFGPATRALPQLPITVDEEGYFVAKSDFIEPIGPAYWERNS; encoded by the coding sequence ATGAGCGAGCAGAACAGCAGCGAACGACACGGCAGCGACTCGGACAACGAGCACCTCACGGGCAAGGACGAACAGCAGCCGACCGAGGCGGAACTCGCGGAGATGAGCCGCGACGAGAAGGTCCGGCTCGGGCTGGCCCAGGACGACGTCGAGCTCGTCGAGTACCCCGACCCGTGGCCCGTCAAGGGGACCAGGGCCGAACGGCGCGCCGAACGCGCGGTCTCCGCGTGGTTCTCGCTGGCCGGGCTCTCGGCGCTGGCCTTCATCGGGGTCTTCGTCTTCTGGCCGTGGCGCTACGTCAATCCGCTGGCCGACGACCAGGGGCACTTCCTGTACTCGCTGTACAACCCCCTGATCGGTTTCTTCCTCGGGTTGTCGATCCTCTCGGTGGGCATCGGCGCGATCCTGTACTCGAAGAAGTTCATGCCGCACGAGGTCGCCGTCCAGCAGCGCCACGACGGGCACGGTTCCTCCGAACTGGACCGCCAGACGGCCGCGGCCGAGCTGGCCGACGCCGGCTCCCGGAGCACGATCGCCCGCCGCTCGATGATCAAGCGCACCGCCGGTTTCGGAGCCGGGGCCTTCGGTCTGGGCACGGGGGTGCTGGTCCTCGGTGGAATGGTCAAGAACCCGTGGGCCGAGACCGGCCCCGATTCGCTCAACCACACCGGTTGGATGCAGACCGGCGGCGAGAAGGTCTACCTGCGCCGCAACACCGGTAACTCCCACGAGGTTTCGCTGGTGCGGGCGCAGGATCTCTCCCCGGGCGGGTTCGAGACGGTGTTCCCGTTCCGCGAGTCCGAACGCGGGAACGAGGAGGCGTTGCTGCACGCCCTGCGGCGTTCCGACAACCCGGTCATGTTGATCCGGCTGCGACCGGGCGACTCCCCCGTGGAGCGCAAGGGGCAGGAGGACTTCAACTACGGCGACTACTACGCCTACTCGAAGATCTGCACCCACCTGGGATGTCCGACCTCGTTGTACGAGACTCAGACCGGCAGGTTGCTCTGCCCCTGCCACCAGTCGCAGTTCGACGTGGCCAACAGCTATGCCAAGCCGGTCTTCGGGCCCGCTACGCGCGCTCTGCCGCAGTTGCCGATCACGGTTGACGAAGAGGGCTACTTCGTGGCGAAGAGCGACTTCATCGAGCCGATCGGTCCGGCCTACTGGGAGCGGAATTCATGA